In Gossypium arboreum isolate Shixiya-1 chromosome 6, ASM2569848v2, whole genome shotgun sequence, the following are encoded in one genomic region:
- the LOC108455204 gene encoding uncharacterized protein LOC108455204 produces the protein MAKRGLIALDSRKEFKEGRNYCEFHNEVGHETQGCMEFKALVQNMMNNKEMEFYEETKDPVVGDICASEGGSTAQNQTVNYPVVIISRPKNNEAEVQMPPRVIIQKPAVFPYKDSKRVPWNYDCNVTILGKENLVDASKEDQDRGSYTRSGRRYDTANEKAQPIKGKDPVVEGVKEKVTGFELPVNEPVNEEEAKEFLKFLKHSEYSMVEQLHKQPARISVLALLLSSEVHCSGLMKVLNETYVANDISVNKLDRLVSNISADKYIFFNDDEIPSGGMGSTKALYITTRCKGYTPSGVLIENGSALNVLPLTTLNRLPIDSSHIKECQNIVKAFDARAVPSSLLQKLKLVSEGRLITINTEEDIIATVSNNALYLETDDEAIECPFWSLEFVNATFIAEGSKILMPKLSKTMRMSLQLMVRKGALPRRGLGRRLQERIETPVLKDKRDRFGLGFKPDVRQRKKELEKKQERRRARLIGEKSNGSQ, from the exons ATGGCCAAGAGAGGATTGATCGCGTTGGATTCAAGGAAAGAATTTAAAGAAGGGAGGAACTACTGTGAATTTCACAACGAGGTGGGGCATGAAACCCAAGGGTGTATGGAGTTCAAGGCCTTAGTACAGAATATGATGAACAATAAGGAAATGGAATTCTATGAAGAGACCAAAGACCCCGTAGTGGGAGATATATGTGCATCGGAGGGCGGATCGACGGCACAGAATCAAACGGTTAACTACCCCGTGGTTATCATATcgagacccaaaaataatgaagctGAAGTTCAAATGCCACCGAGGGTCATAATCCAGAAACCTGCAGTCTTCCCCTACAAAGACAGCAAAAGGGTCCCATGGAATTATGATTGTAACGTGACAATTCTGGGAAAGGAAAACCTGGTCGATGCTTCGAAAGAGGACCAAGATAGGGGCTCCTATACACGTAGTGGGAGACGTTATGATACAGCAAATGAGAAGGCACAACCCATAAAAGGAAAAGACCCAGTGGTCGAAGGGGTGAAGGAAAAAGTGACTGGATTTGAACTTCCTGTTAATGAACCAGTTAACGAAGAGGAGGCTAAGGAGTTTTTGAAATTCCTAAAACACAGCGAATACAGTATGGTAGAACAACTACATAAACAACCAGCTCGTATTTCAGTGCTGGCCTTACTCCTAAGCTCGGAAGTCCATTGCAGTGGGCTGATGAAGGTCTTGAATGAAACATATGTCGCCAATGATATCTCCGTTAACAAGCTGGACCGTTTGGTTAGCAACATAAGTGCCGACAAATATATCTTTTTCAATGACGACGAGATACCATCCGGTGGCATGGGATCGACTAAAGCTTTGTACATTACCACGCGCTGTAAGGGGTATACGCCGTCAGGCGTACTGATTGAGAATGGATCGGCCTTGAACGTCCTGCCATTGACTACGTTAAACAGGTTACCTATAGACAGCTCTCACATAAAGGAGTGCCAGAATATAGTGAAAGCATTTGATG CTAGGGCAGTGCCTTCATCGTTGCTTCAAAAATTGAAGTTGGTATCAGAGGGGCGGTTGATAACGATCAATACTGAAGAAGATATCATTGCAACTGTGAGTAATAATGCGCTCTATTTGGAGACTGATGACGAAGCAATCGAATGCCCATTTTGGTCTTTGGAGTTTGTTAATGCAACGTTCATCGCCGAGGGAAGCAAAATTCTGATGCCAAAATTGTCCAAAACTATGAGGATGAGTCTACAATTGATGGTCAGAAAAGGGGCCCTACCCAGGAGAGGACTTGGGAGGCGTCTTCAAGAAAGGATTGAAACACCAGTATTGAAGGACAAGAGAGACCGCTTCGGCTTAGGATTTAAGCCGGATGTGAGACAAAGGAAAAAGGAGTTGgagaagaagcaagaaagaagaagagcaCGGTTAATTGGGGAGAAATCAAATGGGAGCCAATGA